Proteins encoded together in one Candidatus Bathyarchaeota archaeon window:
- a CDS encoding nicotinamidase, producing the protein MAVIRIDASSALIIVDVQRDFLPGGALPVPEGDEVIPILNRYIEIFKKMGGKIFATRDWHPVNHISFRSRGGAWPPHCVQGTKGAEFSETLRLPEDLIVVSKATDPDSESYSGFAGTDLADKLRKHGVKRVFIGGLATEYCVKNTVLDATEEGFETYFLEDASKGINLNPGDVERAIEEMLEKGALKIRISDIKEDFPDRSGY; encoded by the coding sequence ATGGCCGTCATTAGGATAGATGCGAGTTCAGCTTTAATAATAGTGGATGTTCAGAGGGATTTCCTCCCAGGAGGGGCCCTCCCAGTACCTGAAGGAGACGAAGTTATACCTATACTTAATAGATATATAGAAATATTTAAGAAAATGGGAGGGAAGATCTTCGCTACTAGGGACTGGCACCCCGTGAACCATATATCCTTTAGGAGTAGGGGGGGAGCTTGGCCCCCGCATTGCGTACAAGGGACTAAAGGTGCGGAGTTCAGCGAAACGCTAAGGCTTCCGGAGGACTTAATAGTTGTATCTAAGGCTACAGATCCTGATTCAGAATCCTACTCCGGCTTCGCCGGAACAGATTTAGCGGATAAGCTCAGGAAGCATGGCGTTAAAAGGGTCTTCATCGGTGGATTAGCGACCGAGTACTGCGTGAAAAACACAGTGTTGGACGCCACTGAGGAAGGGTTCGAAACATATTTCTTAGAGGATGCCTCCAAAGGGATCAACCTAAACCCTGGAGATGTGGAGAGGGCGATAGAAGAAATGTTGGAGAAAGGCGCATTAAAGATTCGAATCTCAGACATTAAGGAGGACTTTCCAGATCGATCAGGGTATTGA
- a CDS encoding competence damage-inducible protein A: protein MELKGPPFEVLSIGNELLIGKTLNTNGRWLARQITLLGGFCTRMTVIRDDLEEISSTFREILQRSPRFLISSGGLGPTYDDLTLEGLSKALGIPLKLHKDALSWIIKKYRDLYVRGVVRDPGLTAQRRKMALLPLGSRPLQNPVGVAPGILIERGETKIVCLPGVPEELKSIFKDSVKKEIIREIGHYRFIESRFIVQDISESSLAPIVEEAVRAYSPLLYIKTHPRDRSPNVTVEFHITSQGRDGKLLENRVSEATKYLKERVKKLGGKIIEDTS from the coding sequence TTGGAACTTAAAGGGCCACCGTTCGAAGTGCTCTCTATCGGGAATGAACTCCTGATAGGAAAAACCTTGAATACTAATGGACGATGGCTGGCGCGTCAGATAACGCTTCTGGGCGGTTTTTGCACCAGAATGACCGTTATAAGGGACGACCTCGAAGAGATTTCAAGCACATTTAGGGAGATCTTGCAGCGTTCCCCTAGATTCCTAATATCTTCAGGAGGTTTAGGTCCGACATATGATGATTTGACACTTGAAGGATTATCCAAGGCTCTTGGGATACCTTTAAAACTTCACAAGGATGCCCTATCATGGATCATCAAAAAATATAGAGACTTATACGTGAGGGGGGTTGTAAGGGATCCTGGGCTGACAGCTCAGCGGAGAAAGATGGCTCTACTCCCTTTGGGATCCAGACCCCTACAGAACCCCGTTGGAGTTGCCCCAGGCATCCTCATAGAGAGGGGTGAAACCAAGATCGTCTGCCTTCCAGGTGTGCCGGAGGAATTAAAGTCCATATTCAAAGATAGCGTTAAAAAAGAGATAATTCGAGAGATTGGACATTATCGTTTCATAGAGTCGAGGTTCATCGTCCAAGATATAAGTGAAAGTTCCCTAGCACCCATAGTAGAGGAGGCGGTTAGAGCATATTCTCCATTGTTGTACATTAAGACCCATCCAAGGGATAGGTCACCGAATGTAACAGTTGAGTTTCACATTACATCTCAAGGTCGAGACGGGAAACTTCTAGAAAACAGAGTAAGTGAAGCTACTAAATACCTTAAAGAGCGTGTGAAGAAGCTCGGAGGGAAAATTATAGAGGATACAAGTTAA
- a CDS encoding zinc-ribbon domain-containing protein: MVLTKILKRRDESASSVKEQKIFSCPNCNNELFLNMRFCDKCGSRIEWPEEYHYIINLDRRGEMEQMKLAPSSSG, encoded by the coding sequence ATGGTGCTCACTAAGATCCTGAAGCGGAGAGATGAGTCAGCTTCCAGCGTAAAGGAGCAGAAGATCTTCTCCTGTCCAAACTGTAATAATGAATTGTTCCTCAATATGAGGTTCTGCGATAAATGTGGCAGCAGGATTGAATGGCCCGAAGAGTATCACTATATAATAAACCTCGACAGAAGAGGTGAAATGGAGCAAATGAAATTAGCCCCCTCCAGTAGCGGTTAA